Proteins encoded within one genomic window of bacterium:
- a CDS encoding SDR family oxidoreductase → MPDLLLTGASGFLGGHLYAKAQTRWRVTATSHRHPLPGTLALDLGDVDACLSLVRSLRPRVILHAAAKANLDVCERDPAAARAINTTAVAHLLDAAAEVGARLILVSSDMVFDGRQGLYTEAAAVHPLSVYGETKAAAEALVLQAGGNHLVARAALIYGRPRLLGTSFSEWIERRLRIGEPVPLYTDQFRSPIWVENLADALLELAESEITGLLHLGGANRIDRYRFAQQLCRVTRYDSSLLQPTSMQGAVSDAPRPVDVSLDSSKAAALLHTLLLDTQTGLERMVRGDGRS, encoded by the coding sequence ATGCCCGACCTGCTGCTGACCGGCGCGAGCGGTTTTCTCGGCGGTCATCTCTATGCAAAGGCCCAAACCCGCTGGCGGGTCACCGCTACCAGCCACCGTCATCCCCTCCCCGGCACCCTTGCTCTCGATCTTGGTGATGTCGATGCCTGCCTATCCCTGGTCCGGTCATTGCGGCCGCGGGTCATCCTGCACGCCGCAGCCAAGGCCAACCTGGATGTCTGCGAGCGCGATCCCGCAGCGGCCCGGGCGATCAATACCACGGCCGTCGCCCATCTCCTCGATGCAGCCGCTGAGGTGGGCGCGCGTCTGATCCTGGTCTCGAGTGATATGGTTTTCGACGGCCGCCAAGGCCTCTATACGGAAGCTGCAGCGGTTCATCCCCTTTCGGTTTACGGGGAAACCAAGGCCGCCGCCGAGGCGCTGGTGCTTCAGGCCGGCGGAAATCACCTGGTCGCCCGCGCCGCGCTGATCTACGGGCGTCCCCGCCTCCTCGGCACCTCGTTCTCCGAATGGATCGAGCGGCGACTCCGCATCGGAGAGCCGGTACCCCTTTATACCGATCAGTTCCGCTCCCCCATCTGGGTTGAGAACCTCGCGGACGCCTTGCTCGAATTGGCGGAATCGGAGATCACCGGTCTGCTGCATCTCGGTGGCGCAAACCGCATCGACCGCTACCGCTTTGCACAGCAGCTCTGTCGTGTGACCCGATACGACAGCTCGCTGTTGCAGCCCACCTCGATGCAAGGGGCGGTCAGCGACGCCCCGCGTCCGGTAGATGTCTCCCTGGATAGCAGCAAGGCCGCCGCCCTGCTACATACGCTTCTGCTCGATACGCAGACGGGACTGGAGCGTATGGTCAGAGGCGATGGCAGATCTTGA
- a CDS encoding M23 family metallopeptidase, which translates to MKKMPSPHSRPFLLLLLAAGALWNCCRKAPDTPHTAELKPREKILLRKEGTFRHGETLEKVLLRDLYDRVLTRELVTTFARVFDVRKIRGERGYSILTDSLGTVHGFEYYPEEDKTIRVVRDSLGVLQPHVVQLPLIRKIFTLSGEVKTTLYDAVRQMGESDELIIAFSDLFQWDIDFFVDPQPGDEFRMVYEADYVRDPSRPDSLGDFIRYGRVLSGQYRCSGVLRSAIFYQQGEQPGYYDLEGRSFQKTFLKSPLNYRRISSLFSGGRRHPILKIVRPHYGVDFVAAAGTPVSAAADGTVLEMGYEGGGLGNFIKIRHKNPRFVTVYGHLSGFAAGLTAGKMVAQRDVIGYVGRTGLATGPHLHYCFYENGRPVNPLKIKNSSGDPIPAAEMARFETVKAAQLALLAAAPVRGKALQPVLAGTGPAPRAIPPF; encoded by the coding sequence ATGAAAAAAATGCCAAGCCCCCACTCCCGGCCTTTCCTCCTCCTGCTCCTAGCCGCCGGCGCGCTCTGGAACTGCTGCCGCAAAGCGCCTGATACGCCACATACAGCAGAGCTCAAACCGCGGGAAAAGATCCTCCTGCGCAAGGAAGGGACCTTCCGCCACGGCGAGACCTTGGAGAAGGTCCTGCTCCGCGACCTTTATGATCGCGTCCTCACCCGTGAGTTGGTTACCACTTTCGCGCGGGTATTCGATGTGCGCAAGATCCGCGGCGAACGGGGCTACAGTATCCTGACCGATTCGTTGGGGACCGTTCACGGGTTCGAGTACTACCCGGAGGAGGACAAGACCATCAGGGTGGTCCGGGATTCGCTCGGGGTGCTACAGCCGCACGTGGTGCAGCTCCCTTTGATCCGCAAAATCTTCACCCTAAGCGGTGAGGTCAAGACCACCCTGTACGATGCGGTGCGGCAAATGGGCGAGAGCGATGAACTGATCATCGCCTTCAGCGACCTATTCCAGTGGGACATCGATTTTTTCGTCGATCCCCAGCCCGGGGATGAATTCCGCATGGTGTATGAGGCCGACTATGTACGCGATCCGTCCCGGCCCGACAGCCTGGGCGATTTCATACGATACGGGCGGGTCCTCTCGGGACAATATCGCTGCAGCGGGGTGTTGCGCAGCGCCATCTTTTATCAACAGGGGGAGCAGCCGGGCTATTACGACCTCGAAGGTCGCTCTTTCCAGAAAACCTTTCTAAAATCTCCGCTCAACTACCGGCGGATCAGTTCCCTCTTCAGCGGCGGCCGGCGGCATCCTATCCTCAAAATCGTACGACCGCATTACGGGGTTGATTTTGTTGCGGCTGCGGGCACACCGGTTTCCGCAGCCGCCGACGGGACAGTCCTGGAAATGGGGTATGAAGGCGGGGGCTTGGGCAATTTCATCAAGATACGGCACAAGAATCCGCGTTTTGTCACAGTGTATGGCCATCTGAGCGGTTTCGCCGCCGGTCTGACTGCCGGGAAAATGGTGGCGCAGCGCGATGTCATAGGCTACGTTGGCCGAACCGGGCTGGCCACCGGCCCGCACCTGCATTACTGTTTCTATGAGAACGGCCGCCCGGTCAATCCCCTGAAGATTAAGAACTCATCCGGCGATCCGATTCCTGCCGCGGAAATGGCGCGTTTTGAGACGGTCAAGGCCGCGCAGCTGGCCCTGCTCGCGGCGGCGCCGGTGCGGGGCAAGGCGCTGCAACCGGTGCTGGCCGGCACAGGACCGGCACCCAGGGCCATACCGCCGTTTTAG
- a CDS encoding 23S rRNA (pseudouridine(1915)-N(3))-methyltransferase RlmH, with product MKIKILSVGKPGDPHYLALSETYLGRIRHYTPIDYLQVRPARGDLPIGEIRAREAVLLLDKIAPQDWCVALTSTGRMMDSESFSRELARQQVSGRKTLLFCVGGPYGLGESVLERANQQLSLSRMTLAHELALTFLLEQIYRAFTILHGEGYHK from the coding sequence ATGAAAATCAAGATCCTCAGCGTGGGTAAGCCTGGTGACCCCCATTATCTTGCCTTGAGCGAGACCTATCTGGGTCGCATCCGGCATTATACGCCCATCGATTATCTTCAGGTCCGCCCTGCCCGCGGGGATCTCCCGATTGGGGAAATCCGCGCGCGCGAGGCGGTTTTGCTTCTGGACAAGATTGCGCCGCAGGATTGGTGCGTGGCGCTGACCAGCACGGGGCGCATGATGGATTCCGAGTCCTTCAGCCGCGAGTTGGCGCGGCAGCAGGTGTCGGGACGGAAGACACTGCTTTTTTGCGTGGGTGGGCCTTATGGTCTCGGAGAATCGGTGCTGGAGCGGGCCAATCAGCAGTTATCGCTCTCGCGAATGACCCTGGCGCATGAATTGGCGCTCACCTTCCTGCTCGAACAGATCTACCGCGCCTTCACGATCCTGCATGGTGAGGGCTACCATAAATAA
- a CDS encoding KH domain-containing protein, producing the protein MKEFVEYIVKHLVDNPDEVKVSEVFGETTVVYELRVSQPDMGKVIGKNGRTAHAIRVLLSAVSRKAGKHATLEILE; encoded by the coding sequence ATGAAAGAATTTGTCGAGTACATCGTCAAGCATTTGGTCGATAATCCGGACGAGGTCAAGGTCTCCGAGGTATTCGGCGAAACCACGGTGGTCTACGAACTCCGCGTCTCCCAGCCCGATATGGGGAAGGTTATCGGTAAGAATGGCCGGACGGCCCATGCCATCCGTGTGCTTTTAAGCGCGGTTTCGCGCAAAGCGGGCAAACACGCGACCCTCGAAATCCTGGAGTAG
- the groES gene encoding co-chaperone GroES, with amino-acid sequence MTIKPLADRVVVKPVEEQEVKQGSIIIPDTAKEKPMQGTIVAVGPGKISENGAKIEMSVKVGDKVLYGKYSGTEVTIDKEEYLIMRESDIFAII; translated from the coding sequence ATGACCATCAAACCGTTAGCCGATCGCGTGGTCGTCAAGCCGGTCGAAGAGCAAGAGGTCAAGCAGGGCAGCATCATTATCCCCGACACGGCGAAAGAGAAGCCGATGCAGGGCACCATTGTTGCCGTTGGTCCGGGCAAGATTTCGGAAAACGGCGCCAAAATCGAGATGAGCGTGAAGGTGGGTGACAAGGTGCTCTATGGCAAGTACAGCGGCACCGAGGTGACCATCGACAAGGAAGAGTATCTGATCATGCGCGAAAGCGACATTTTCGCCATTATTTAA
- the groL gene encoding chaperonin GroEL (60 kDa chaperone family; promotes refolding of misfolded polypeptides especially under stressful conditions; forms two stacked rings of heptamers to form a barrel-shaped 14mer; ends can be capped by GroES; misfolded proteins enter the barrel where they are refolded when GroES binds) — translation MAKIIEFNVEARNAMKVGVDKLAKAVGATLGPKGRNVVIDKKFGAPTVTKDGVTVAKEVELEDPLENMGAQMVREVASKTSDVAGDGTTTATVLAQAIVREGLKNVTAGSNPMALKRGIEKGVKTVVEELRKLSKPIPGKTEIAQVGAISANNDKAIGELIADAMEKVGKDGVITVEEAKSTDTSLEVVEGMQFDRGYISPYFVTNPDTMEAVLEEVMVLIYDKKISAMKDLLPILEKVAQTGRPMLIIAEDIEGEALATLVVNKIRGTLRIAAVKAPGFGDRRKAMLEDIAVLTGGRVISEEAGFKLENTTMSDLGKAKRITIDKDNTTIVEGAGKTEDIKGRIAQIKKQIETSTSDYDKEKLQERLAKLAGGVAVLQVGAATEVEMKEKKARVEDALHATRAAVEEGIVPGGGIAYLRALPALDKLQVNGDEKIGVAILRRALEEPIRLISENAGWEGSIVVQKVRETDGAFGFNAESETFEDLYKAGVIDPTKVSRIALENAASVASLFLMTECAIAEKPEPKPATPPMPPGSDMY, via the coding sequence ATGGCAAAGATTATTGAATTTAATGTAGAAGCGCGCAACGCCATGAAGGTCGGTGTCGACAAGCTGGCCAAAGCGGTTGGCGCAACCCTCGGTCCCAAAGGCCGCAATGTCGTGATTGACAAAAAATTCGGCGCTCCCACCGTGACCAAGGACGGTGTGACGGTAGCCAAAGAGGTTGAGCTCGAGGATCCCTTGGAAAACATGGGCGCCCAGATGGTACGCGAAGTCGCTTCCAAGACCAGCGATGTCGCCGGTGACGGCACCACGACGGCGACGGTCCTGGCGCAGGCGATCGTGCGTGAAGGTTTGAAGAATGTCACCGCCGGCTCCAATCCGATGGCCCTGAAACGCGGCATCGAGAAGGGCGTCAAGACGGTTGTCGAGGAGTTGCGCAAGTTGAGCAAGCCGATCCCCGGTAAGACCGAAATCGCCCAGGTTGGCGCCATCTCCGCCAACAACGACAAGGCCATCGGCGAACTGATCGCGGATGCCATGGAGAAGGTGGGTAAAGACGGCGTCATCACCGTCGAGGAAGCCAAAAGCACCGATACCAGCCTCGAGGTAGTCGAGGGCATGCAGTTCGACCGCGGCTATATCTCTCCCTATTTTGTGACCAATCCGGACACCATGGAAGCGGTCCTTGAAGAGGTCATGGTGCTCATCTATGACAAGAAGATCAGCGCCATGAAGGATCTCCTCCCGATCCTGGAAAAAGTGGCCCAGACCGGGCGTCCGATGCTGATTATTGCTGAAGATATTGAAGGCGAGGCCCTGGCTACCCTCGTGGTCAATAAGATTCGCGGCACGCTGCGCATCGCCGCCGTCAAGGCCCCGGGTTTCGGCGATCGCCGCAAGGCCATGCTCGAAGATATCGCCGTCCTCACCGGAGGTCGCGTGATCTCCGAGGAGGCCGGTTTCAAACTCGAGAATACCACCATGAGCGATCTCGGCAAAGCCAAGCGCATTACGATCGACAAAGACAACACCACCATCGTCGAGGGTGCCGGCAAAACCGAGGACATCAAGGGTCGCATCGCCCAGATCAAGAAGCAGATTGAGACCTCGACCTCCGATTACGACAAGGAGAAACTGCAGGAACGCCTGGCCAAACTGGCCGGCGGCGTTGCGGTCCTCCAGGTCGGTGCAGCCACCGAGGTTGAGATGAAGGAGAAAAAGGCCCGCGTCGAGGATGCCCTGCACGCCACCCGTGCGGCCGTTGAGGAAGGTATCGTACCCGGCGGCGGTATCGCCTATCTGCGCGCTCTGCCGGCGCTGGACAAGCTTCAGGTCAATGGGGATGAGAAGATCGGCGTTGCCATCCTGCGCCGCGCCCTGGAAGAGCCCATTCGCCTGATTTCCGAGAATGCCGGCTGGGAAGGCTCGATCGTGGTTCAGAAAGTACGCGAGACCGACGGAGCCTTCGGCTTCAATGCCGAGAGCGAGACCTTCGAGGATCTCTACAAGGCCGGCGTCATCGACCCGACCAAGGTGTCGCGGATTGCTTTGGAAAATGCCGCCTCGGTGGCGAGCCTTTTCCTGATGACCGAGTGTGCTATCGCGGAAAAACCGGAGCCAAAACCGGCTACCCCGCCGATGCCTCCCGGCTCCGATATGTACTAA
- a CDS encoding alpha/beta fold hydrolase: MHKSPPEIPVTFLSQESQIVGMLHQGKGARLVILCHGFLSSKNDCRRLFVETARAFAAEGLDALRFDFYGSGDSAGAFCDSLVSRYIANLRDAIEWGRRHGYDQIAVLGLSMGGAVAILTLAETPADALITWSAVPDMQQTFLSYVGNLDEIATQVEEYVHDGWVIRRNFWEEALRYDIKAALSRITVPKFIVQGTGDAPVFVEGFAAFRDLVQPPADFMEIPAASHTFSLPAHRHQVIRQSLIWLKRNL; this comes from the coding sequence ATGCACAAATCGCCACCTGAAATTCCCGTTACCTTCCTCAGCCAGGAGTCCCAGATCGTCGGCATGCTGCACCAGGGAAAAGGGGCCCGCCTGGTCATCCTTTGCCATGGCTTTCTGAGTTCTAAAAACGACTGCCGGCGGCTCTTTGTCGAGACGGCGCGGGCTTTCGCTGCTGAGGGCCTTGATGCCCTGCGTTTTGATTTTTACGGATCGGGCGACAGCGCCGGCGCCTTTTGTGATTCCCTGGTCAGCCGCTACATCGCCAATCTACGCGACGCAATCGAGTGGGGCCGCCGCCATGGCTATGACCAGATTGCCGTGCTGGGGCTGAGCATGGGCGGCGCCGTTGCCATCCTCACCCTGGCGGAGACCCCGGCCGATGCCCTGATCACCTGGTCGGCTGTTCCCGACATGCAGCAAACCTTCCTCAGCTATGTCGGCAATCTCGACGAAATCGCCACCCAGGTGGAGGAGTATGTCCATGACGGCTGGGTGATCCGCAGAAATTTCTGGGAAGAGGCGCTGCGTTACGACATCAAGGCGGCCCTGAGCCGGATCACCGTGCCCAAATTCATCGTCCAGGGAACCGGTGATGCCCCGGTCTTCGTCGAGGGATTCGCCGCATTCCGCGACCTGGTCCAACCCCCGGCTGATTTTATGGAAATTCCCGCAGCCAGCCATACCTTCAGCCTCCCGGCCCACCGTCATCAGGTCATCCGGCAGAGTCTGATCTGGCTCAAACGCAACCTTTAA
- a CDS encoding TIGR00730 family Rossman fold protein, which translates to MPENDRKNHKHLSLKPLPVKAYANEEFLNSADARTIRILAEYLEPQMRLRRRHIKNTVVFYGSARVLPLDVAQKQLKGVLAQSQRNGSAAEEFQREFDKASHAVKLAHYYEAARELAFKLTEWSATLSARERFIVCSGGGPGIMEAANRGATEAGGLTIGMNISLPFEQEPNPYISEDLSFEFHYFFMRKFWFVYLAKALVVFPGGFGTMDELFELLTLVQTGKIHKTLCIVMFGSEYWDEVLNFDRMVDWGVVSPDDLELFHKVDNVETAFQTLKSHFETHFLRAGAHNGY; encoded by the coding sequence ATGCCTGAAAATGATAGAAAAAACCACAAACACCTTTCCCTCAAGCCGCTTCCCGTCAAGGCCTATGCCAATGAAGAGTTTTTAAACAGCGCCGATGCCCGGACCATTCGCATCCTCGCTGAATATCTGGAACCCCAAATGCGCTTGCGCCGCAGGCATATCAAGAATACCGTGGTCTTTTACGGCTCGGCGCGGGTTCTTCCCCTCGATGTCGCACAAAAGCAGCTCAAAGGTGTACTGGCCCAGTCGCAGCGCAACGGCAGTGCCGCCGAGGAATTCCAGCGGGAATTCGATAAAGCCAGCCATGCCGTTAAACTGGCCCATTATTACGAGGCCGCGCGTGAACTGGCCTTCAAGCTCACCGAATGGTCGGCCACCCTCAGCGCCCGCGAGCGCTTCATCGTCTGCTCCGGCGGCGGCCCCGGCATCATGGAGGCCGCTAACCGTGGCGCCACCGAAGCGGGCGGTCTCACCATCGGTATGAATATCAGCCTGCCCTTTGAACAAGAACCCAATCCCTACATCAGCGAAGACCTCTCTTTTGAATTCCACTACTTTTTCATGCGCAAATTCTGGTTCGTCTATCTGGCCAAGGCCCTGGTGGTCTTCCCTGGCGGCTTCGGCACCATGGACGAGCTCTTCGAACTGCTGACCCTGGTTCAGACCGGCAAGATCCACAAGACCCTCTGTATTGTCATGTTTGGCAGCGAATACTGGGATGAGGTGCTGAACTTTGACCGGATGGTCGATTGGGGGGTGGTCTCGCCCGATGACCTGGAGCTTTTTCACAAGGTGGACAATGTGGAGACGGCCTTTCAGACCCTGAAGAGTCATTTCGAGACGCACTTCCTGCGTGCAGGCGCGCATAATGGATATTGA
- a CDS encoding polysaccharide deacetylase family protein, with the protein MDIEHRRRVVAVTRRVRIFAGVLLLALFDCKPAPPASLRDHGALIRGDTGRRALALIFTGGDFADGGPFIRQTLADKGIQAGFFFTGDFYRDPAKSELIRALIRDGHYLGPHSDQHLLYAAWEKRDSSLVTREQFTADLLANYAAMAPFGLPNYPERYFIPPYEWYNREQVAWAAAAGITLFNFTPGTSSNADYTTPEMRGYRSSQAIWEAILAYEKRDPHGLNGFILLIHVGTDPRRTDKFYLRLGDLIDLLRRKGYSFQRIDALLRRANR; encoded by the coding sequence ATGGATATTGAGCACCGGCGCAGGGTTGTGGCGGTTACGCGCCGGGTTCGGATCTTCGCCGGGGTGTTGCTTCTCGCCTTGTTCGATTGCAAACCGGCGCCGCCGGCCTCCCTCCGCGATCATGGCGCCCTCATCCGCGGCGATACCGGCCGGCGCGCGCTGGCCCTGATTTTCACCGGCGGTGATTTCGCCGACGGCGGCCCCTTCATCCGCCAGACTCTGGCGGACAAAGGGATTCAGGCGGGTTTTTTTTTCACCGGGGATTTCTACCGTGATCCCGCCAAATCGGAACTTATCCGGGCGCTGATCCGTGACGGCCATTATCTTGGCCCCCACTCCGACCAGCATCTGCTCTACGCTGCATGGGAAAAGCGGGATTCCTCCCTGGTGACGCGGGAGCAGTTCACCGCGGATCTCCTGGCCAATTATGCCGCCATGGCGCCCTTCGGATTGCCCAACTACCCGGAGCGTTATTTCATCCCCCCTTATGAATGGTACAACCGCGAGCAGGTGGCCTGGGCTGCTGCCGCAGGGATCACCCTCTTCAATTTTACCCCCGGCACGTCATCCAACGCCGACTATACCACGCCGGAGATGCGGGGATACCGTTCTTCCCAGGCTATTTGGGAGGCTATCCTGGCGTATGAAAAGAGGGATCCGCACGGACTGAACGGCTTCATTCTGCTGATACATGTCGGCACCGATCCGCGCCGGACCGACAAGTTCTATCTGCGTCTCGGTGATCTGATCGATCTGCTGCGTCGCAAGGGCTATTCCTTTCAGCGGATTGATGCATTGCTCAGGCGCGCCAACCGATGA
- the nagA gene encoding N-acetylglucosamine-6-phosphate deacetylase encodes MSSRYDLILKDVRLLERSAATDLAIRNGRIEAIGRMPGDARRILDTGGLRVIPGFIDLHIQGAGGADVLDATPEALQTMARSLARLGTTGFLATTVIFPEGENRHLRLAAEALGRNLGGAQLLGIHLEGPYINPVKKGGLEPRCIFAPAVRSLDTVLKSCGGALRMMTLAPEIPGCLDLIRALRANGVVPALGHTNATYEQAAAGLEAGISHVTHIYNAMPGLSHRAPGPLLAIFENPDVTAQIISDGVHAHPGMVRLLSRIIGLERCVPITDGVQAMGLPEGRYLYNGREYESREGTAHYLDGTLIGSALGLAEVTWRFQKFTGCTALQAVAAATHQAAQVIGLGECKGRIAPGYDADLVILDEARSVVMTMVGGEIVWQN; translated from the coding sequence ATGAGCAGCCGCTATGATCTGATTCTGAAAGACGTGCGCTTGCTGGAACGCAGCGCCGCAACGGACCTCGCCATCCGCAATGGACGCATCGAAGCGATCGGCCGCATGCCCGGAGATGCCCGCCGGATTCTCGATACCGGCGGCCTGCGCGTTATCCCTGGCTTTATCGATCTGCACATCCAGGGCGCTGGTGGAGCGGATGTTCTCGATGCAACTCCTGAAGCCCTGCAAACCATGGCCCGGTCGCTTGCCCGCTTGGGTACCACCGGTTTTCTCGCCACCACCGTGATTTTTCCGGAGGGCGAGAACCGCCATCTCCGCCTGGCAGCGGAGGCGCTGGGACGAAACCTCGGCGGCGCTCAACTGCTGGGCATCCATCTCGAGGGTCCCTATATCAATCCGGTCAAGAAGGGCGGGCTTGAGCCGCGCTGTATCTTTGCGCCCGCGGTGCGCTCGTTGGATACAGTGCTAAAAAGCTGTGGCGGTGCTCTGAGGATGATGACCCTTGCGCCGGAGATACCCGGGTGTCTCGATCTCATCCGCGCCCTGCGTGCAAACGGGGTGGTGCCCGCCCTGGGCCACACCAATGCAACCTATGAACAGGCCGCGGCGGGGCTGGAGGCCGGCATCTCGCATGTCACGCATATTTACAACGCCATGCCTGGATTGAGCCATCGGGCGCCCGGCCCGCTCCTGGCCATCTTCGAGAACCCGGATGTCACCGCCCAAATCATCAGTGACGGCGTGCATGCCCATCCCGGCATGGTGCGCCTGCTTAGCCGGATCATCGGTTTGGAGCGCTGTGTGCCCATCACCGACGGAGTCCAAGCGATGGGACTGCCCGAAGGCCGCTATCTCTACAACGGCCGCGAATATGAATCGCGCGAAGGCACGGCGCACTACCTCGATGGAACGCTGATTGGCTCGGCGCTCGGACTGGCTGAAGTGACCTGGCGTTTCCAGAAATTCACCGGTTGCACGGCCCTCCAGGCGGTGGCTGCAGCAACTCATCAGGCGGCGCAGGTGATCGGCCTGGGCGAATGCAAGGGCCGCATCGCCCCGGGCTATGATGCCGATCTGGTCATCCTTGATGAAGCGCGTTCGGTGGTCATGACGATGGTCGGTGGCGAGATCGTCTGGCAAAATTAG